In Doryrhamphus excisus isolate RoL2022-K1 chromosome 7, RoL_Dexc_1.0, whole genome shotgun sequence, one genomic interval encodes:
- the pacsin2 gene encoding protein kinase C and casein kinase substrate in neurons protein 2 isoform X5, producing the protein MSGSYDDSMIDVSSDSFWEVGNYKRTVKRVDDGNRLCNDLMSCIHERARIEKSYAQQLTEWGKRWRQLIEKGPQYGMLERAWASLCTEAEKVSELHMEVKASLMGEDYEKLKNWQRDAYHKQMIGGFKETKEAEDGFRKAQKPWAKKLKEVETMKKSYHSACKEEKLAASRETNSKLESNNNPEAQKKLQEKVEKCQQEAHKTKERYEKSLEELDKLTPQYMENMEQVFEQWQQFEDKRIRFFKELLLEVKQHLDLSTNHRFQTIYHTLEDTIQATDAEEDLKWFRSNHGPGMPMNWPQFENLDWSRLRSFKRRSIVDWSIDLNRTLSRREKKKPSEGVTLTGISQTGSDQPVQPLKTSSSSASSMERTPDWSDEDTTTTTAATTFPANGNGNPFEDEPASPVISVPVRALYDYEGQEQDELSFKAGDELTKIGEEDDQGWCKGRLKNGQIGLYPANYVEDIQ; encoded by the exons ATGTCGGGTTCCTACGACGACTCCATGATCGACGTCTCCAGCGACAGCTTCTGGGAG GTGGGCAACTACAAGCGCACCGTGAAGCGCGTGGATGACGGCAACCGGCTATGCAACGACCTCATGAGCTGCATCCACGAGCGGGCGCGTATCGAGAAGTCGTACGCCCAGCAGCTCACCGAGTGGGGCAAACGCTGGCGGCAGCTCATAGAGAAAG GCCCCCAGTACGGCATGCTGGAGCGGGCGTGGGCGTCCCTGTGCACGGAGGCGGAGAAGGTGAGCGAGCTCCACATGGAGGTGAAAGCCTCGCTGATGGGCGAGGACTACGAGAAGCTGAAGAACTGGCAGCGCGACGCCTACCATAAGCAGATGATCGGCGGCTTCAAGGAGACCAAGGAGGCCGAGGACGGCTTCCGCAAGGCGCAGAAGCCCTGGGCCAAGAAGCTCAAGGAG GTGGAGACCATGAAGAAGTCCTACCATTCCGCCTGCAAGGAGGAAAAGCTGGCGGCCAGCAGGGAGACCAACAGCAAACTGGAGAGCAACAACAATCCAGAAGCGCAGAAGAAGCTCCAGGAGAAGGTGGAGAAGTGCCAGCAGGAGGCGCACAAG ACGAAAGAACGCTATGAGAAGTCCTTGGAGGAGCTGGACAAGCTGACCCCCCAGTACATGGAGAACATGGAGCAGGTGTTTGAGCAGTGGCAGCAGTTTGAAGACAAACGCATTCGCTTTTTCAAAGAGCTTCTCTTGGAGGTCAAGCAGCACCTGGACCTCTCCACCAATCACAG GTTCCAGACCATTTACCACACGCTGGAAGACACAATCCAAGCCACCGACGCAGAGGAGGACCTGAAATGGTTCCGATCCAATCACGGACCCGGCATGCCCATGAACTGGCCCCAATTTGAG AATTTGGACTGGTCCCGCCTTCGGTCCTTTAAGAGAAGGTCCATTGTA GACTGGTCCATAGACCTGAACCGCACCCTCAGCAGACGGGAGAAGAAGAAACCATCAGAGGGCGTCACGCTGACGGGCATCAGTCAGACTGGATCCGACCAGCCGGTCCAGCCTCTCAAGACCAGCAGCAG CAGCGCCAGCAGCATGGAGAGGACGCCGGACTGGTCGGACGaggacaccaccaccaccaccgccgccaccacTTTTCCGGCAAACGGGAACGGGAACCCCTTCGAAGACGAGCCGGCCTCCCCGGTCATCTCCGTGCCCGTCCGAGCGCTTTACGACTACGAGGGGCAGGAGCAGGATGAGCTGAGCTTCAAAGCGG GGGACGAGCTGACCAAAATTGGTGAGGAGGACGACCAGGGATGGTGCAAAGGCCGACTCAAGAACGGGCAGATTGGCCTCTATCCTGCTAACTATGTGGAGGACATCCAGTAA
- the pacsin2 gene encoding protein kinase C and casein kinase substrate in neurons protein 2 isoform X4, translating to MSGSYDDSMIDVSSDSFWEVGNYKRTVKRVDDGNRLCNDLMSCIHERARIEKSYAQQLTEWGKRWRQLIEKGPQYGMLERAWASLCTEAEKVSELHMEVKASLMGEDYEKLKNWQRDAYHKQMIGGFKETKEAEDGFRKAQKPWAKKLKEVETMKKSYHSACKEEKLAASRETNSKLESNNNPEAQKKLQEKVEKCQQEAHKTKERYEKSLEELDKLTPQYMENMEQVFEQWQQFEDKRIRFFKELLLEVKQHLDLSTNHRFQTIYHTLEDTIQATDAEEDLKWFRSNHGPGMPMNWPQFEDWSIDLNRTLSRREKKKPSEGVTLTGISQTGSDQPVQPLKTSSSISTPPKAAPPGSNPFEDDDEEYEEAGMVDDEEDEETSNHISVKRDDVKTASSMERTPDWSDEDTTTTTAATTFPANGNGNPFEDEPASPVISVPVRALYDYEGQEQDELSFKAGDELTKIGEEDDQGWCKGRLKNGQIGLYPANYVEDIQ from the exons ATGTCGGGTTCCTACGACGACTCCATGATCGACGTCTCCAGCGACAGCTTCTGGGAG GTGGGCAACTACAAGCGCACCGTGAAGCGCGTGGATGACGGCAACCGGCTATGCAACGACCTCATGAGCTGCATCCACGAGCGGGCGCGTATCGAGAAGTCGTACGCCCAGCAGCTCACCGAGTGGGGCAAACGCTGGCGGCAGCTCATAGAGAAAG GCCCCCAGTACGGCATGCTGGAGCGGGCGTGGGCGTCCCTGTGCACGGAGGCGGAGAAGGTGAGCGAGCTCCACATGGAGGTGAAAGCCTCGCTGATGGGCGAGGACTACGAGAAGCTGAAGAACTGGCAGCGCGACGCCTACCATAAGCAGATGATCGGCGGCTTCAAGGAGACCAAGGAGGCCGAGGACGGCTTCCGCAAGGCGCAGAAGCCCTGGGCCAAGAAGCTCAAGGAG GTGGAGACCATGAAGAAGTCCTACCATTCCGCCTGCAAGGAGGAAAAGCTGGCGGCCAGCAGGGAGACCAACAGCAAACTGGAGAGCAACAACAATCCAGAAGCGCAGAAGAAGCTCCAGGAGAAGGTGGAGAAGTGCCAGCAGGAGGCGCACAAG ACGAAAGAACGCTATGAGAAGTCCTTGGAGGAGCTGGACAAGCTGACCCCCCAGTACATGGAGAACATGGAGCAGGTGTTTGAGCAGTGGCAGCAGTTTGAAGACAAACGCATTCGCTTTTTCAAAGAGCTTCTCTTGGAGGTCAAGCAGCACCTGGACCTCTCCACCAATCACAG GTTCCAGACCATTTACCACACGCTGGAAGACACAATCCAAGCCACCGACGCAGAGGAGGACCTGAAATGGTTCCGATCCAATCACGGACCCGGCATGCCCATGAACTGGCCCCAATTTGAG GACTGGTCCATAGACCTGAACCGCACCCTCAGCAGACGGGAGAAGAAGAAACCATCAGAGGGCGTCACGCTGACGGGCATCAGTCAGACTGGATCCGACCAGCCGGTCCAGCCTCTCAAGACCAGCAGCAG CATCAGCACGCCTCCCAAAGCGGCGCCCCCCGGTTCCAACCCTTTCGAGGATGACGATGAAGAGTACGAGGAAGCGGGGATGGTGGACgatgaggaggacgaggagacGAGCAACCACATCAGCGTGAAACGGGATGACGTGAAAAC CGCCAGCAGCATGGAGAGGACGCCGGACTGGTCGGACGaggacaccaccaccaccaccgccgccaccacTTTTCCGGCAAACGGGAACGGGAACCCCTTCGAAGACGAGCCGGCCTCCCCGGTCATCTCCGTGCCCGTCCGAGCGCTTTACGACTACGAGGGGCAGGAGCAGGATGAGCTGAGCTTCAAAGCGG GGGACGAGCTGACCAAAATTGGTGAGGAGGACGACCAGGGATGGTGCAAAGGCCGACTCAAGAACGGGCAGATTGGCCTCTATCCTGCTAACTATGTGGAGGACATCCAGTAA
- the pacsin2 gene encoding protein kinase C and casein kinase substrate in neurons protein 2 isoform X1 — translation MSGSYDDSMIDVSSDSFWEVGNYKRTVKRVDDGNRLCNDLMSCIHERARIEKSYAQQLTEWGKRWRQLIEKGPQYGMLERAWASLCTEAEKVSELHMEVKASLMGEDYEKLKNWQRDAYHKQMIGGFKETKEAEDGFRKAQKPWAKKLKEVETMKKSYHSACKEEKLAASRETNSKLESNNNPEAQKKLQEKVEKCQQEAHKTKERYEKSLEELDKLTPQYMENMEQVFEQWQQFEDKRIRFFKELLLEVKQHLDLSTNHRFQTIYHTLEDTIQATDAEEDLKWFRSNHGPGMPMNWPQFENLDWSRLRSFKRRSIVDWSIDLNRTLSRREKKKPSEGVTLTGISQTGSDQPVQPLKTSSSISTPPKAAPPGSNPFEDDDEEYEEAGMVDDEEDEETSNHISVKRDDVKTSASSMERTPDWSDEDTTTTTAATTFPANGNGNPFEDEPASPVISVPVRALYDYEGQEQDELSFKAGDELTKIGEEDDQGWCKGRLKNGQIGLYPANYVEDIQ, via the exons ATGTCGGGTTCCTACGACGACTCCATGATCGACGTCTCCAGCGACAGCTTCTGGGAG GTGGGCAACTACAAGCGCACCGTGAAGCGCGTGGATGACGGCAACCGGCTATGCAACGACCTCATGAGCTGCATCCACGAGCGGGCGCGTATCGAGAAGTCGTACGCCCAGCAGCTCACCGAGTGGGGCAAACGCTGGCGGCAGCTCATAGAGAAAG GCCCCCAGTACGGCATGCTGGAGCGGGCGTGGGCGTCCCTGTGCACGGAGGCGGAGAAGGTGAGCGAGCTCCACATGGAGGTGAAAGCCTCGCTGATGGGCGAGGACTACGAGAAGCTGAAGAACTGGCAGCGCGACGCCTACCATAAGCAGATGATCGGCGGCTTCAAGGAGACCAAGGAGGCCGAGGACGGCTTCCGCAAGGCGCAGAAGCCCTGGGCCAAGAAGCTCAAGGAG GTGGAGACCATGAAGAAGTCCTACCATTCCGCCTGCAAGGAGGAAAAGCTGGCGGCCAGCAGGGAGACCAACAGCAAACTGGAGAGCAACAACAATCCAGAAGCGCAGAAGAAGCTCCAGGAGAAGGTGGAGAAGTGCCAGCAGGAGGCGCACAAG ACGAAAGAACGCTATGAGAAGTCCTTGGAGGAGCTGGACAAGCTGACCCCCCAGTACATGGAGAACATGGAGCAGGTGTTTGAGCAGTGGCAGCAGTTTGAAGACAAACGCATTCGCTTTTTCAAAGAGCTTCTCTTGGAGGTCAAGCAGCACCTGGACCTCTCCACCAATCACAG GTTCCAGACCATTTACCACACGCTGGAAGACACAATCCAAGCCACCGACGCAGAGGAGGACCTGAAATGGTTCCGATCCAATCACGGACCCGGCATGCCCATGAACTGGCCCCAATTTGAG AATTTGGACTGGTCCCGCCTTCGGTCCTTTAAGAGAAGGTCCATTGTA GACTGGTCCATAGACCTGAACCGCACCCTCAGCAGACGGGAGAAGAAGAAACCATCAGAGGGCGTCACGCTGACGGGCATCAGTCAGACTGGATCCGACCAGCCGGTCCAGCCTCTCAAGACCAGCAGCAG CATCAGCACGCCTCCCAAAGCGGCGCCCCCCGGTTCCAACCCTTTCGAGGATGACGATGAAGAGTACGAGGAAGCGGGGATGGTGGACgatgaggaggacgaggagacGAGCAACCACATCAGCGTGAAACGGGATGACGTGAAAAC CAGCGCCAGCAGCATGGAGAGGACGCCGGACTGGTCGGACGaggacaccaccaccaccaccgccgccaccacTTTTCCGGCAAACGGGAACGGGAACCCCTTCGAAGACGAGCCGGCCTCCCCGGTCATCTCCGTGCCCGTCCGAGCGCTTTACGACTACGAGGGGCAGGAGCAGGATGAGCTGAGCTTCAAAGCGG GGGACGAGCTGACCAAAATTGGTGAGGAGGACGACCAGGGATGGTGCAAAGGCCGACTCAAGAACGGGCAGATTGGCCTCTATCCTGCTAACTATGTGGAGGACATCCAGTAA
- the pacsin2 gene encoding protein kinase C and casein kinase substrate in neurons protein 2 isoform X2, producing MSGSYDDSMIDVSSDSFWEVGNYKRTVKRVDDGNRLCNDLMSCIHERARIEKSYAQQLTEWGKRWRQLIEKGPQYGMLERAWASLCTEAEKVSELHMEVKASLMGEDYEKLKNWQRDAYHKQMIGGFKETKEAEDGFRKAQKPWAKKLKEVETMKKSYHSACKEEKLAASRETNSKLESNNNPEAQKKLQEKVEKCQQEAHKTKERYEKSLEELDKLTPQYMENMEQVFEQWQQFEDKRIRFFKELLLEVKQHLDLSTNHRFQTIYHTLEDTIQATDAEEDLKWFRSNHGPGMPMNWPQFENLDWSRLRSFKRRSIVDWSIDLNRTLSRREKKKPSEGVTLTGISQTGSDQPVQPLKTSSSISTPPKAAPPGSNPFEDDDEEYEEAGMVDDEEDEETSNHISVKRDDVKTASSMERTPDWSDEDTTTTTAATTFPANGNGNPFEDEPASPVISVPVRALYDYEGQEQDELSFKAGDELTKIGEEDDQGWCKGRLKNGQIGLYPANYVEDIQ from the exons ATGTCGGGTTCCTACGACGACTCCATGATCGACGTCTCCAGCGACAGCTTCTGGGAG GTGGGCAACTACAAGCGCACCGTGAAGCGCGTGGATGACGGCAACCGGCTATGCAACGACCTCATGAGCTGCATCCACGAGCGGGCGCGTATCGAGAAGTCGTACGCCCAGCAGCTCACCGAGTGGGGCAAACGCTGGCGGCAGCTCATAGAGAAAG GCCCCCAGTACGGCATGCTGGAGCGGGCGTGGGCGTCCCTGTGCACGGAGGCGGAGAAGGTGAGCGAGCTCCACATGGAGGTGAAAGCCTCGCTGATGGGCGAGGACTACGAGAAGCTGAAGAACTGGCAGCGCGACGCCTACCATAAGCAGATGATCGGCGGCTTCAAGGAGACCAAGGAGGCCGAGGACGGCTTCCGCAAGGCGCAGAAGCCCTGGGCCAAGAAGCTCAAGGAG GTGGAGACCATGAAGAAGTCCTACCATTCCGCCTGCAAGGAGGAAAAGCTGGCGGCCAGCAGGGAGACCAACAGCAAACTGGAGAGCAACAACAATCCAGAAGCGCAGAAGAAGCTCCAGGAGAAGGTGGAGAAGTGCCAGCAGGAGGCGCACAAG ACGAAAGAACGCTATGAGAAGTCCTTGGAGGAGCTGGACAAGCTGACCCCCCAGTACATGGAGAACATGGAGCAGGTGTTTGAGCAGTGGCAGCAGTTTGAAGACAAACGCATTCGCTTTTTCAAAGAGCTTCTCTTGGAGGTCAAGCAGCACCTGGACCTCTCCACCAATCACAG GTTCCAGACCATTTACCACACGCTGGAAGACACAATCCAAGCCACCGACGCAGAGGAGGACCTGAAATGGTTCCGATCCAATCACGGACCCGGCATGCCCATGAACTGGCCCCAATTTGAG AATTTGGACTGGTCCCGCCTTCGGTCCTTTAAGAGAAGGTCCATTGTA GACTGGTCCATAGACCTGAACCGCACCCTCAGCAGACGGGAGAAGAAGAAACCATCAGAGGGCGTCACGCTGACGGGCATCAGTCAGACTGGATCCGACCAGCCGGTCCAGCCTCTCAAGACCAGCAGCAG CATCAGCACGCCTCCCAAAGCGGCGCCCCCCGGTTCCAACCCTTTCGAGGATGACGATGAAGAGTACGAGGAAGCGGGGATGGTGGACgatgaggaggacgaggagacGAGCAACCACATCAGCGTGAAACGGGATGACGTGAAAAC CGCCAGCAGCATGGAGAGGACGCCGGACTGGTCGGACGaggacaccaccaccaccaccgccgccaccacTTTTCCGGCAAACGGGAACGGGAACCCCTTCGAAGACGAGCCGGCCTCCCCGGTCATCTCCGTGCCCGTCCGAGCGCTTTACGACTACGAGGGGCAGGAGCAGGATGAGCTGAGCTTCAAAGCGG GGGACGAGCTGACCAAAATTGGTGAGGAGGACGACCAGGGATGGTGCAAAGGCCGACTCAAGAACGGGCAGATTGGCCTCTATCCTGCTAACTATGTGGAGGACATCCAGTAA
- the pacsin2 gene encoding protein kinase C and casein kinase substrate in neurons protein 2 isoform X3: MSGSYDDSMIDVSSDSFWEVGNYKRTVKRVDDGNRLCNDLMSCIHERARIEKSYAQQLTEWGKRWRQLIEKGPQYGMLERAWASLCTEAEKVSELHMEVKASLMGEDYEKLKNWQRDAYHKQMIGGFKETKEAEDGFRKAQKPWAKKLKEVETMKKSYHSACKEEKLAASRETNSKLESNNNPEAQKKLQEKVEKCQQEAHKTKERYEKSLEELDKLTPQYMENMEQVFEQWQQFEDKRIRFFKELLLEVKQHLDLSTNHRFQTIYHTLEDTIQATDAEEDLKWFRSNHGPGMPMNWPQFEDWSIDLNRTLSRREKKKPSEGVTLTGISQTGSDQPVQPLKTSSSISTPPKAAPPGSNPFEDDDEEYEEAGMVDDEEDEETSNHISVKRDDVKTSASSMERTPDWSDEDTTTTTAATTFPANGNGNPFEDEPASPVISVPVRALYDYEGQEQDELSFKAGDELTKIGEEDDQGWCKGRLKNGQIGLYPANYVEDIQ, translated from the exons ATGTCGGGTTCCTACGACGACTCCATGATCGACGTCTCCAGCGACAGCTTCTGGGAG GTGGGCAACTACAAGCGCACCGTGAAGCGCGTGGATGACGGCAACCGGCTATGCAACGACCTCATGAGCTGCATCCACGAGCGGGCGCGTATCGAGAAGTCGTACGCCCAGCAGCTCACCGAGTGGGGCAAACGCTGGCGGCAGCTCATAGAGAAAG GCCCCCAGTACGGCATGCTGGAGCGGGCGTGGGCGTCCCTGTGCACGGAGGCGGAGAAGGTGAGCGAGCTCCACATGGAGGTGAAAGCCTCGCTGATGGGCGAGGACTACGAGAAGCTGAAGAACTGGCAGCGCGACGCCTACCATAAGCAGATGATCGGCGGCTTCAAGGAGACCAAGGAGGCCGAGGACGGCTTCCGCAAGGCGCAGAAGCCCTGGGCCAAGAAGCTCAAGGAG GTGGAGACCATGAAGAAGTCCTACCATTCCGCCTGCAAGGAGGAAAAGCTGGCGGCCAGCAGGGAGACCAACAGCAAACTGGAGAGCAACAACAATCCAGAAGCGCAGAAGAAGCTCCAGGAGAAGGTGGAGAAGTGCCAGCAGGAGGCGCACAAG ACGAAAGAACGCTATGAGAAGTCCTTGGAGGAGCTGGACAAGCTGACCCCCCAGTACATGGAGAACATGGAGCAGGTGTTTGAGCAGTGGCAGCAGTTTGAAGACAAACGCATTCGCTTTTTCAAAGAGCTTCTCTTGGAGGTCAAGCAGCACCTGGACCTCTCCACCAATCACAG GTTCCAGACCATTTACCACACGCTGGAAGACACAATCCAAGCCACCGACGCAGAGGAGGACCTGAAATGGTTCCGATCCAATCACGGACCCGGCATGCCCATGAACTGGCCCCAATTTGAG GACTGGTCCATAGACCTGAACCGCACCCTCAGCAGACGGGAGAAGAAGAAACCATCAGAGGGCGTCACGCTGACGGGCATCAGTCAGACTGGATCCGACCAGCCGGTCCAGCCTCTCAAGACCAGCAGCAG CATCAGCACGCCTCCCAAAGCGGCGCCCCCCGGTTCCAACCCTTTCGAGGATGACGATGAAGAGTACGAGGAAGCGGGGATGGTGGACgatgaggaggacgaggagacGAGCAACCACATCAGCGTGAAACGGGATGACGTGAAAAC CAGCGCCAGCAGCATGGAGAGGACGCCGGACTGGTCGGACGaggacaccaccaccaccaccgccgccaccacTTTTCCGGCAAACGGGAACGGGAACCCCTTCGAAGACGAGCCGGCCTCCCCGGTCATCTCCGTGCCCGTCCGAGCGCTTTACGACTACGAGGGGCAGGAGCAGGATGAGCTGAGCTTCAAAGCGG GGGACGAGCTGACCAAAATTGGTGAGGAGGACGACCAGGGATGGTGCAAAGGCCGACTCAAGAACGGGCAGATTGGCCTCTATCCTGCTAACTATGTGGAGGACATCCAGTAA
- the pacsin2 gene encoding protein kinase C and casein kinase substrate in neurons protein 2 isoform X7 — MSGSYDDSMIDVSSDSFWEVGNYKRTVKRVDDGNRLCNDLMSCIHERARIEKSYAQQLTEWGKRWRQLIEKGPQYGMLERAWASLCTEAEKVSELHMEVKASLMGEDYEKLKNWQRDAYHKQMIGGFKETKEAEDGFRKAQKPWAKKLKEVETMKKSYHSACKEEKLAASRETNSKLESNNNPEAQKKLQEKVEKCQQEAHKTKERYEKSLEELDKLTPQYMENMEQVFEQWQQFEDKRIRFFKELLLEVKQHLDLSTNHRFQTIYHTLEDTIQATDAEEDLKWFRSNHGPGMPMNWPQFEDWSIDLNRTLSRREKKKPSEGVTLTGISQTGSDQPVQPLKTSSSSASSMERTPDWSDEDTTTTTAATTFPANGNGNPFEDEPASPVISVPVRALYDYEGQEQDELSFKAGDELTKIGEEDDQGWCKGRLKNGQIGLYPANYVEDIQ; from the exons ATGTCGGGTTCCTACGACGACTCCATGATCGACGTCTCCAGCGACAGCTTCTGGGAG GTGGGCAACTACAAGCGCACCGTGAAGCGCGTGGATGACGGCAACCGGCTATGCAACGACCTCATGAGCTGCATCCACGAGCGGGCGCGTATCGAGAAGTCGTACGCCCAGCAGCTCACCGAGTGGGGCAAACGCTGGCGGCAGCTCATAGAGAAAG GCCCCCAGTACGGCATGCTGGAGCGGGCGTGGGCGTCCCTGTGCACGGAGGCGGAGAAGGTGAGCGAGCTCCACATGGAGGTGAAAGCCTCGCTGATGGGCGAGGACTACGAGAAGCTGAAGAACTGGCAGCGCGACGCCTACCATAAGCAGATGATCGGCGGCTTCAAGGAGACCAAGGAGGCCGAGGACGGCTTCCGCAAGGCGCAGAAGCCCTGGGCCAAGAAGCTCAAGGAG GTGGAGACCATGAAGAAGTCCTACCATTCCGCCTGCAAGGAGGAAAAGCTGGCGGCCAGCAGGGAGACCAACAGCAAACTGGAGAGCAACAACAATCCAGAAGCGCAGAAGAAGCTCCAGGAGAAGGTGGAGAAGTGCCAGCAGGAGGCGCACAAG ACGAAAGAACGCTATGAGAAGTCCTTGGAGGAGCTGGACAAGCTGACCCCCCAGTACATGGAGAACATGGAGCAGGTGTTTGAGCAGTGGCAGCAGTTTGAAGACAAACGCATTCGCTTTTTCAAAGAGCTTCTCTTGGAGGTCAAGCAGCACCTGGACCTCTCCACCAATCACAG GTTCCAGACCATTTACCACACGCTGGAAGACACAATCCAAGCCACCGACGCAGAGGAGGACCTGAAATGGTTCCGATCCAATCACGGACCCGGCATGCCCATGAACTGGCCCCAATTTGAG GACTGGTCCATAGACCTGAACCGCACCCTCAGCAGACGGGAGAAGAAGAAACCATCAGAGGGCGTCACGCTGACGGGCATCAGTCAGACTGGATCCGACCAGCCGGTCCAGCCTCTCAAGACCAGCAGCAG CAGCGCCAGCAGCATGGAGAGGACGCCGGACTGGTCGGACGaggacaccaccaccaccaccgccgccaccacTTTTCCGGCAAACGGGAACGGGAACCCCTTCGAAGACGAGCCGGCCTCCCCGGTCATCTCCGTGCCCGTCCGAGCGCTTTACGACTACGAGGGGCAGGAGCAGGATGAGCTGAGCTTCAAAGCGG GGGACGAGCTGACCAAAATTGGTGAGGAGGACGACCAGGGATGGTGCAAAGGCCGACTCAAGAACGGGCAGATTGGCCTCTATCCTGCTAACTATGTGGAGGACATCCAGTAA
- the pacsin2 gene encoding protein kinase C and casein kinase substrate in neurons protein 2 isoform X6, protein MSGSYDDSMIDVSSDSFWEVGNYKRTVKRVDDGNRLCNDLMSCIHERARIEKSYAQQLTEWGKRWRQLIEKGPQYGMLERAWASLCTEAEKVSELHMEVKASLMGEDYEKLKNWQRDAYHKQMIGGFKETKEAEDGFRKAQKPWAKKLKEVETMKKSYHSACKEEKLAASRETNSKLESNNNPEAQKKLQEKVEKCQQEAHKTKERYEKSLEELDKLTPQYMENMEQVFEQWQQFEDKRIRFFKELLLEVKQHLDLSTNHRFQTIYHTLEDTIQATDAEEDLKWFRSNHGPGMPMNWPQFENLDWSRLRSFKRRSIVDWSIDLNRTLSRREKKKPSEGVTLTGISQTGSDQPVQPLKTSSSASSMERTPDWSDEDTTTTTAATTFPANGNGNPFEDEPASPVISVPVRALYDYEGQEQDELSFKAGDELTKIGEEDDQGWCKGRLKNGQIGLYPANYVEDIQ, encoded by the exons ATGTCGGGTTCCTACGACGACTCCATGATCGACGTCTCCAGCGACAGCTTCTGGGAG GTGGGCAACTACAAGCGCACCGTGAAGCGCGTGGATGACGGCAACCGGCTATGCAACGACCTCATGAGCTGCATCCACGAGCGGGCGCGTATCGAGAAGTCGTACGCCCAGCAGCTCACCGAGTGGGGCAAACGCTGGCGGCAGCTCATAGAGAAAG GCCCCCAGTACGGCATGCTGGAGCGGGCGTGGGCGTCCCTGTGCACGGAGGCGGAGAAGGTGAGCGAGCTCCACATGGAGGTGAAAGCCTCGCTGATGGGCGAGGACTACGAGAAGCTGAAGAACTGGCAGCGCGACGCCTACCATAAGCAGATGATCGGCGGCTTCAAGGAGACCAAGGAGGCCGAGGACGGCTTCCGCAAGGCGCAGAAGCCCTGGGCCAAGAAGCTCAAGGAG GTGGAGACCATGAAGAAGTCCTACCATTCCGCCTGCAAGGAGGAAAAGCTGGCGGCCAGCAGGGAGACCAACAGCAAACTGGAGAGCAACAACAATCCAGAAGCGCAGAAGAAGCTCCAGGAGAAGGTGGAGAAGTGCCAGCAGGAGGCGCACAAG ACGAAAGAACGCTATGAGAAGTCCTTGGAGGAGCTGGACAAGCTGACCCCCCAGTACATGGAGAACATGGAGCAGGTGTTTGAGCAGTGGCAGCAGTTTGAAGACAAACGCATTCGCTTTTTCAAAGAGCTTCTCTTGGAGGTCAAGCAGCACCTGGACCTCTCCACCAATCACAG GTTCCAGACCATTTACCACACGCTGGAAGACACAATCCAAGCCACCGACGCAGAGGAGGACCTGAAATGGTTCCGATCCAATCACGGACCCGGCATGCCCATGAACTGGCCCCAATTTGAG AATTTGGACTGGTCCCGCCTTCGGTCCTTTAAGAGAAGGTCCATTGTA GACTGGTCCATAGACCTGAACCGCACCCTCAGCAGACGGGAGAAGAAGAAACCATCAGAGGGCGTCACGCTGACGGGCATCAGTCAGACTGGATCCGACCAGCCGGTCCAGCCTCTCAAGACCAGCAGCAG CGCCAGCAGCATGGAGAGGACGCCGGACTGGTCGGACGaggacaccaccaccaccaccgccgccaccacTTTTCCGGCAAACGGGAACGGGAACCCCTTCGAAGACGAGCCGGCCTCCCCGGTCATCTCCGTGCCCGTCCGAGCGCTTTACGACTACGAGGGGCAGGAGCAGGATGAGCTGAGCTTCAAAGCGG GGGACGAGCTGACCAAAATTGGTGAGGAGGACGACCAGGGATGGTGCAAAGGCCGACTCAAGAACGGGCAGATTGGCCTCTATCCTGCTAACTATGTGGAGGACATCCAGTAA